AGAGAATTTGGTGCTGATGGCTTCCAAGACCGCGCACCAGAAAGAACTGGGCAAGGTCATTTTGAAGATCGGGGAAGGCATCACCGGCTGGGTTGCCCGCGAGAACAAGCCTGTGGCCATCAAAACACACGCTTATAAGGACCCGCGCTTTAAAAGTTTTGACGTTTTGCCTGAAGACCGCTACGAGGCCTTTTTGTCCGTGCCCATCATCTATAAGGGAAAGGCCATCGGCGTTGTCAATGTCCAGCATAAGCGCCAACAGGATTATGCCAGGGCCACGCTCGATCTCATTAAGACCATCGCCAAACAGGTCGGAGGCGTCATTGAACACGCGCGGCTGTATGAAGAGACCAAACAAAAGGCCCTGCAGTTCGATTCCCTGGTCAAGGTCAGCCAGTCCATCACCTCCGAGCGTTATCTGGATGAGATCTTAAATCTTATCGTGGTCGTCACCGCCGGGATGCTCAATTCCAAGATTTGTTCCATCATGCTGCTGGATGACAAGGGCGTTCATTTGTCCATCAAGGCCACACAGAGTTTGAGCGAGGAGTATAAGCGCAAGCCCGATGTGAAGGTGGAGAACAGCCTCATCGGCACGGTCATCAAGACCCGCCGGCCCCTGGTGGTTGAGGACGTGCGCCACGATGAGAAATATTTTTACCGCGACCTCGCGGTCAAGGAAGGGCTCACGTCCATGGTGGCCGTGCCCATGATCGTCAAGGACAAGGCCATCGGGGTCATCAACGTGTACACCAAGGAGCCCCATCATTTTACCGGCGAAGAAATTGATGTCCTGCAGATCGTGGCCAACCAGGCCGCGGTCGCGGTGGAGAACACCAAATTGATGGAGGAGGCCCTCAAGGCCAGGGAAGCCCTAGAGACCCGCAAACTCGTGGAACGCGCCAAAGGCATCCTGATGACGATGAACCGCCTTTCGGAAGATGCCGCCTACCGGCTCATCCATAAAAAGAGCATGGACACCTGCCGGAGCATGAAGGACATCGCCGAATCCATCATCCTCATGGCGGATCTGCAAAAAAATATTTCTTGACAGCTTTTTTTTATCCGGTATACTTCCATTTGTAGTTTGAAATTTGGTCCGTTCGGGGCATGGATGTCCCGGACAGCAGTAAAGGACAAAGATAGTCCTCTGGCCGCTAAAAGCGCCGGAGGATTTTTTATTTTATCCGTATTAACCAAAAGTAAAAGGGAGGGTGAACGTAATGGGAACAAATCCGATCAATGCCGGAGATACGGCGTGGGTACTGGTTGCGTCAGCCCTGGTTTTGCTGATGACGGCGCCAGGTTTGGCCTTATTTTACGGAGGCATGGTCCGGCGTAAAAACGTTCTGGGTGTTTTGATGCAATGTTTTATCTGTTTGGCGCTGGTCAGCGTCTTATGGGTTGTGTACGGTTACAGCCTGGCCTTCGGCAAAGGCAGTCCTTTTATGGGGGGCTTGGA
This sequence is a window from Candidatus Omnitrophota bacterium. Protein-coding genes within it:
- a CDS encoding GAF domain-containing protein, coding for MAKNKKLNIAAAEELKILRTVADIASSELDLAITLHEVVKIVTAMTGADSVFIYLFDGKKENLVLMASKTAHQKELGKVILKIGEGITGWVARENKPVAIKTHAYKDPRFKSFDVLPEDRYEAFLSVPIIYKGKAIGVVNVQHKRQQDYARATLDLIKTIAKQVGGVIEHARLYEETKQKALQFDSLVKVSQSITSERYLDEILNLIVVVTAGMLNSKICSIMLLDDKGVHLSIKATQSLSEEYKRKPDVKVENSLIGTVIKTRRPLVVEDVRHDEKYFYRDLAVKEGLTSMVAVPMIVKDKAIGVINVYTKEPHHFTGEEIDVLQIVANQAAVAVENTKLMEEALKAREALETRKLVERAKGILMTMNRLSEDAAYRLIHKKSMDTCRSMKDIAESIILMADLQKNIS